The following proteins come from a genomic window of Gimesia chilikensis:
- a CDS encoding transcriptional repressor: MIRRNRSYLEEFAIRIREHNLFKATRERLLIVRHIHEQYRQRESFTGVDVAKSIKVATPRRVSLSTVYRTLKCLVEVELLDRLEQEPSSQSDPPVILYRLPVAWRD; encoded by the coding sequence ATGATCCGCCGCAATCGAAGTTACCTCGAAGAATTCGCCATCCGGATTCGCGAACATAACCTGTTCAAGGCAACCAGGGAACGGCTGCTGATTGTCCGTCACATCCATGAGCAGTACCGCCAGCGGGAAAGCTTTACCGGCGTTGATGTCGCGAAATCGATCAAGGTAGCGACACCGCGGCGGGTTTCCCTGTCCACGGTCTACCGCACACTCAAATGCCTGGTCGAAGTGGAACTACTGGACCGGCTGGAACAGGAACCGTCTTCTCAGTCGGATCCCCCAGTAATTCTGTATCGTTTGCCTGTTGCGTGGCGTGACTGA
- a CDS encoding PQQ-dependent sugar dehydrogenase, which produces MLNLKTKLTLMLSACLSLSTVSAAENSDDANKLSTAEKKSGWKLLFDGKTTEGWRNYQKDSVSDGWKVKDGVLTRAEKGAGDIITEDEFKYFELSLDYKISPEGNSGLMFHVTEEEKTPWRTGPEVQIQDNVDGHDPQKAGWLYQLYKPAPPRAGTEEEMSKPADATRPAGEWNNLFLRIGPDRSEVVMNGIRYFRFNKGSADWDKRVAASKFSKFPKFGKAEKGHICLQDHNDLVSFRNIKIRKLADDGSAPDPSDGELAIKGVPAFPGLKWEGWEAVNEETGKVVPLRPLVVKSADDSGRLFVATQRGMIHTIDTKSPKQAKLFLDIREAVAPWKKNNEEGLLGLAFHPDFARNGQFFVYYTAEGMPRKSKISRFQVSDSDPNKADPKSETVIMEIDQPFGNHNGGSIEFGPDGYLYIGLGDGGSGNDPLGNGQNLETLLGSILRIDVDQQANGKNYAIPADNPFVDRAKARPEIYAYGLRNVWRLNFDPKTGTLYAGEVGQELWEEIDIIKKGGNYGWSVREGTHNFGNRPETAQEKPIAPIWEYDHGIGRSVTGGTVYRGKKLPELDGMYVYADFVSGKIWALKYDEQAGEVTKNLRLSTSTVPVMAFGTDADGNLYYCVETVKGGEGIFRLEKE; this is translated from the coding sequence ATGCTAAACTTAAAGACCAAGCTGACGCTTATGTTGTCTGCCTGTCTGTCACTGTCGACAGTCTCGGCGGCGGAAAACTCTGACGACGCAAATAAACTTTCCACCGCGGAAAAGAAAAGTGGCTGGAAGCTGCTGTTCGACGGCAAGACCACCGAAGGCTGGAGAAATTATCAGAAAGACAGCGTCAGTGATGGCTGGAAGGTCAAGGACGGAGTGCTGACCCGCGCTGAAAAAGGGGCCGGCGACATCATCACTGAAGATGAGTTCAAATATTTCGAACTCTCGCTGGATTACAAGATCTCCCCAGAGGGAAACAGCGGACTGATGTTCCACGTCACCGAGGAAGAAAAAACTCCCTGGCGGACCGGCCCCGAAGTGCAGATCCAGGATAACGTTGACGGCCATGACCCTCAGAAAGCGGGCTGGCTCTATCAGTTGTACAAACCGGCTCCACCCCGGGCTGGCACTGAAGAAGAAATGAGTAAACCTGCCGATGCCACACGTCCGGCCGGCGAGTGGAACAACCTGTTCCTGCGCATCGGCCCCGATCGTTCCGAAGTCGTAATGAACGGCATTCGCTACTTCCGCTTTAACAAAGGGAGTGCCGACTGGGACAAACGGGTGGCTGCCAGCAAGTTTTCCAAGTTCCCGAAGTTCGGCAAAGCTGAGAAAGGGCACATCTGTCTGCAGGACCACAACGATCTTGTCTCCTTCCGTAACATTAAAATCCGGAAGCTGGCCGACGACGGTTCTGCGCCTGACCCAAGTGATGGCGAACTGGCAATCAAAGGGGTTCCCGCATTTCCCGGTCTGAAATGGGAAGGCTGGGAAGCCGTCAATGAGGAGACCGGTAAGGTTGTTCCACTACGGCCCTTGGTTGTGAAGAGTGCTGATGACAGTGGACGCCTCTTTGTCGCGACTCAGCGGGGCATGATTCACACAATCGACACCAAGTCTCCCAAACAGGCAAAGCTGTTCCTCGACATCCGCGAGGCAGTCGCTCCCTGGAAGAAGAACAACGAAGAAGGTCTGCTCGGTCTGGCGTTCCATCCCGACTTTGCCAGGAACGGACAGTTCTTCGTCTACTACACGGCTGAAGGAATGCCACGGAAATCAAAGATCTCCCGCTTCCAGGTTTCTGACAGCGATCCCAACAAGGCGGATCCAAAGAGCGAAACCGTGATCATGGAAATCGATCAGCCGTTCGGAAACCATAACGGCGGTTCCATTGAATTCGGTCCCGACGGCTATCTCTACATCGGTCTGGGTGACGGCGGTTCGGGCAATGATCCGCTGGGTAACGGCCAGAACCTGGAAACCCTGCTCGGTTCCATTCTGCGAATCGACGTCGATCAGCAGGCAAACGGTAAGAACTATGCGATCCCCGCGGACAACCCGTTCGTCGATCGTGCCAAGGCTCGCCCGGAAATTTACGCCTACGGACTGCGGAATGTCTGGCGACTGAATTTCGATCCCAAGACCGGAACGCTTTACGCCGGTGAAGTCGGACAGGAACTGTGGGAAGAGATCGACATCATCAAAAAAGGTGGCAACTATGGTTGGAGTGTGCGTGAAGGCACACACAACTTTGGTAATCGTCCCGAGACCGCGCAGGAGAAGCCGATCGCCCCGATCTGGGAATACGATCATGGTATCGGTCGCTCTGTCACAGGCGGTACCGTGTACCGCGGCAAGAAGCTGCCTGAACTGGACGGCATGTACGTTTACGCCGACTTCGTCTCGGGCAAAATCTGGGCGCTCAAATATGATGAGCAAGCGGGAGAAGTGACCAAGAACCTGCGTCTCTCCACCAGCACGGTTCCCGTGATGGCCTTCGGCACCGACGCAGACGGTAATCTGTACTACTGCGTCGAAACCGTCAAAGGGGGCGAAGGAATCTTCCGGCTCGAAAAAGAGTAG
- a CDS encoding PLP-dependent aminotransferase family protein, with translation MGRRAKQHFEFEAISIDRSASESQYRQLENQIREAITGGLLTAGSRVPSSRRLAGMLGVSRNTVLTAYDQLISEGYLESETGSGTRVAQFLPEAFEYVEQPETSQATGSFEELLSTSGKLLARYASWMPDFAPIPQAFRPHLPAVKEFPTAAWNRLASELARWSMRHLDQCDSQGYEPLRQAVAEYMGVSRGVSCSSEQVIITSGAQQGLNLVTQILLEPQDAIWVEEPGNAPANQLMELLGFRIIPVPVDQSGIDLTRVPEPKTSPKLIYVTPGGQWPLAMTMSPDRRQQLLAEAERHQSWIIEDDYNGEFRYTGRPYPTLSSLDHRGQTIYMGSFSKLLFPAIRLGFLIVPEQIAGAFSYARWLNDRFSSPLTQMVLHRFIESGQFLKHIRQMRSLYQERQTCLYEMLMQELGDVIDVDLPESGMHLVVQGKTPQLDQELMAAADRANMEYHSVRMYAREPEQVPGMVLGFAAFDQKQIKKAVRNWAQEFNQR, from the coding sequence ATGGGCCGTCGTGCTAAACAACACTTCGAATTTGAAGCGATCTCCATTGATCGTTCTGCCAGCGAGAGCCAGTATCGCCAACTGGAAAATCAGATCCGTGAAGCGATTACAGGTGGCCTGTTAACGGCAGGTTCACGCGTCCCCTCCAGTCGCCGACTCGCTGGAATGCTGGGAGTCTCGCGGAATACCGTGCTGACCGCATACGACCAGCTGATTTCAGAAGGGTATCTGGAATCGGAAACCGGTTCGGGGACCCGCGTCGCCCAATTCCTGCCCGAAGCGTTCGAGTACGTAGAGCAGCCAGAGACTTCCCAGGCAACAGGCAGCTTTGAAGAACTGTTGTCGACTTCAGGAAAACTACTGGCCCGCTACGCCAGCTGGATGCCCGATTTTGCACCGATTCCACAGGCCTTCCGCCCGCACCTCCCCGCAGTTAAAGAATTCCCCACCGCAGCCTGGAACCGTCTCGCAAGCGAACTGGCCCGCTGGTCGATGCGTCACCTCGATCAATGCGATTCGCAGGGATACGAACCGCTGCGACAGGCAGTCGCTGAATATATGGGTGTTTCGCGGGGTGTTTCCTGCAGTAGTGAGCAGGTCATTATCACCTCGGGAGCCCAGCAGGGATTGAACCTGGTGACGCAGATTTTACTTGAGCCCCAGGATGCGATCTGGGTGGAAGAACCGGGCAACGCCCCCGCAAATCAACTCATGGAACTGCTCGGCTTCCGCATCATCCCCGTCCCCGTGGACCAGTCAGGCATTGACCTCACGCGAGTCCCTGAGCCGAAAACCTCTCCCAAACTGATCTATGTCACGCCGGGCGGACAATGGCCCCTGGCAATGACGATGAGCCCGGATCGACGGCAACAACTGCTGGCGGAAGCGGAACGGCATCAGAGCTGGATCATCGAAGACGATTATAACGGCGAGTTTCGATACACAGGGCGCCCGTATCCGACACTGAGCAGCCTGGACCATCGCGGCCAGACAATCTATATGGGCTCATTCAGCAAGCTGCTCTTCCCCGCGATTCGGCTTGGCTTCCTGATCGTTCCCGAACAGATCGCCGGGGCGTTCTCCTACGCCCGCTGGCTGAATGATCGCTTCTCCTCCCCTTTAACGCAGATGGTGCTGCACCGGTTTATCGAGTCCGGCCAGTTTCTCAAACACATCAGGCAGATGCGCTCGTTGTATCAGGAGCGTCAGACCTGTCTGTATGAAATGCTCATGCAGGAACTGGGAGACGTAATCGACGTCGATCTACCCGAATCGGGCATGCATCTGGTGGTGCAGGGGAAAACGCCGCAACTGGATCAGGAACTCATGGCCGCCGCCGACCGGGCTAACATGGAATATCACTCCGTTCGCATGTATGCGCGGGAACCGGAGCAGGTCCCAGGCATGGTTCTCGGCTTCGCCGCCTTCGATCAGAAGCAAATCAAAAAAGCCGTCCGCAACTGGGCCCAGGAATTCAACCAGCGCTGA
- a CDS encoding carboxymuconolactone decarboxylase family protein: protein MSGKRVNYYKHVGKAAEHLMAVEALLEHSSLDPRLLELVRLRVSQINGCSFCVNYHTQVLNLLEETPERICQAAVWEEAPCFTEQEKAAFRWAETLTKIADTRFISDELYQTTVDAWGEAGISELTMAVGIINTWNRLGIAFHSDHGLIDQLMRAKRAELAGV from the coding sequence ATGTCCGGAAAACGCGTCAATTACTACAAACATGTTGGAAAAGCAGCCGAACACCTGATGGCCGTTGAAGCTCTGCTCGAGCACTCTTCCCTGGACCCACGACTGCTGGAACTGGTTCGCCTGCGGGTTTCGCAGATCAACGGCTGTTCCTTCTGTGTGAACTACCACACGCAGGTGCTGAATCTGCTGGAAGAAACGCCCGAACGTATCTGTCAGGCAGCGGTCTGGGAAGAAGCCCCCTGCTTCACCGAACAGGAGAAAGCCGCATTTCGCTGGGCGGAAACGCTGACCAAAATTGCCGATACCCGGTTCATCAGTGACGAGCTCTACCAGACAACAGTCGATGCCTGGGGAGAAGCCGGGATTAGCGAACTGACCATGGCAGTCGGCATCATCAACACCTGGAATCGGCTGGGCATCGCTTTCCATAGCGATCATGGCCTGATTGATCAGCTAATGCGGGCCAAACGGGCCGAGCTGGCGGGCGTTTGA
- a CDS encoding cupin domain-containing protein translates to MSAEPKVHVKVLRSDELEVLQEGKPTKATMLEVTLDPRAGSPPHRHPGAVSGYVAEGTFEFQVGDGPLQTFKAGDTFFEPAMILHRVGRNPDPEKRARIIVTMVHPADAKQLMIPEPPEKNRP, encoded by the coding sequence ATGTCAGCCGAACCCAAAGTGCACGTCAAAGTCTTACGCAGCGATGAGCTGGAAGTACTGCAGGAGGGGAAACCGACGAAGGCGACCATGCTGGAAGTCACCCTGGATCCTCGTGCGGGCAGCCCGCCACACCGGCATCCCGGTGCCGTCTCTGGTTATGTAGCGGAAGGGACGTTCGAATTCCAGGTTGGCGACGGGCCGCTGCAGACGTTCAAAGCCGGCGATACGTTTTTTGAACCCGCGATGATCCTGCATCGGGTCGGGCGAAACCCGGATCCCGAGAAGCGGGCACGGATTATCGTCACGATGGTGCACCCTGCGGATGCGAAACAACTGATGATTCCCGAACCACCCGAAAAAAACAGACCTTAG
- a CDS encoding DoxX family protein, with protein MNHAPQLPTSTPRFALYFVRFALAASFLSAVADRFGLWGAAGTGEVSWGEFQSFLEFTSLLLWFLPEPLVVFCGWAATILEIVLAVGLITGIQLRAVALGSCLLLLTFALCMTFGTGPEGPLSFSVWTASAASLLLATHPQLHTPAAA; from the coding sequence GTGAACCACGCTCCACAGCTTCCGACTTCCACACCCCGTTTTGCTTTGTACTTTGTCCGTTTTGCACTGGCGGCCTCATTCCTGTCCGCCGTCGCCGACCGCTTTGGCCTGTGGGGCGCTGCCGGCACAGGTGAAGTCTCCTGGGGGGAGTTTCAATCGTTCCTTGAATTTACCAGCCTGCTGCTCTGGTTTCTGCCAGAGCCCCTGGTTGTATTCTGTGGCTGGGCAGCGACAATTCTGGAAATCGTCCTGGCGGTCGGCCTGATTACTGGTATCCAGCTCCGCGCGGTTGCCCTGGGCAGTTGCCTGTTATTGTTGACCTTTGCGTTGTGCATGACGTTCGGCACCGGCCCCGAAGGGCCGCTCTCGTTCTCGGTCTGGACGGCATCGGCGGCTTCCCTGCTGCTGGCCACTCATCCACAATTACACACACCGGCTGCCGCTTAG